The nucleotide window TGTAGTCGAACTTTTCAACGGCGCGGATAAGTCCGAGGTTTCCTTCTTGAATTAAATCAAGGAAGAGCATTCCGCGGCCGGTGTAACGCTTTGCAAGGGAAACCACCAAGCGAAGGTTTGCCTCTAACAGGTGATTCTTTGCGCGCTTTCCATCTTCAACGATGAATTCGAGTTCACGCTTGAGTTTCTTATCCAACTTCTTTTCAGTAAATAGCTTGTATTCAGCAAATAATCCCGCTTCAACGCGAGTTGCGAGCTCTACTTCGAGTTCGGCATTTAGAAGTGCCACACGACCGATTTGCTTGAGGTAATCCTTAACTGGGTCCGCCGTCGCACCAGCTGTCATAACAGTCTGTGCTGGCGCATCATCTTCTTCAGAGGCCTTTAATGTGAAGGCATTTTCTTCATTGCCAGTGGCATCTTCTGCCTTGAGGTCAACAACTCGTGGTTGGTTGCCTTTATCTTCAGCCTCAGAGTCAATGATTTCAACTGCTTCAGCGATAAGAGATTCAACATCTTCGAGGTCTACTTCTTCTACTTCAACTTCTTGCCCGTCAATTTTAACAACTACAGGCTTACCAGTTTTAGCATCAATTTTTGGCGCAACAACCTTTGGTGCAGGTGGGGCGATGAGTTCTAGTTCAACTTTTTTGAGCATACGAAATGGCGAACCGAGTCCGGCCTTGCGTAATTTTTCAGTTGCAACTGGCACAGTGACCGCGAGCGCACGTGCTTCATCTACTAAATCTTTATCACTCTTCTTTGGAATGCGGTTAATGGATGTCACACCGCGAGATTCCAGTTCTGCAAGTACTTCCTTTTGGCGCGTAGCAATTGTCTTAGCATCAACAATGGCCTGCACATCTTTTGCGGTTAGATCTTTCTTGAGTTCAATCTTTTTTGGAACAATTTTTTTAGCTGGAGCTTTTTTCGCTGGCGCTTTTTTAGCAACAACTTTCTTTGCCGGAGCTTTTTTTACAGGTTTGCTTTTCGCAGCACTCTTTTTCGCTACTGCTTTCTTCTTGCCCCTGTTTTTGAGCGCACTAAATACAGCCACAATTGTCCTTTTGTTTTTTCTCTTCGAAGCCGAAGAGGCGATGGGTATATTATAATTTGTCCACAGGCTAAATTGCACATCCAAAAACGTACATTCGACCTAATTTCTTATAGCGCGAGCGCTTTACGCACCACAGCGCCCACAGATTCGACCTCAACTAGGAAGCCATCGTGGCCAAATGGGCTCG belongs to Candidatus Planktophila limnetica and includes:
- a CDS encoding RNA polymerase sigma factor produces the protein MAVFSALKNRGKKKAVAKKSAAKSKPVKKAPAKKVVAKKAPAKKAPAKKIVPKKIELKKDLTAKDVQAIVDAKTIATRQKEVLAELESRGVTSINRIPKKSDKDLVDEARALAVTVPVATEKLRKAGLGSPFRMLKKVELELIAPPAPKVVAPKIDAKTGKPVVVKIDGQEVEVEEVDLEDVESLIAEAVEIIDSEAEDKGNQPRVVDLKAEDATGNEENAFTLKASEEDDAPAQTVMTAGATADPVKDYLKQIGRVALLNAELEVELATRVEAGLFAEYKLFTEKKLDKKLKRELEFIVEDGKRAKNHLLEANLRLVVSLAKRYTGRGMLFLDLIQEGNLGLIRAVEKFDYTKGYKFSTYATWWIRQAITRAMADQARTIRIPVHMVEVINKLARVQRQMLQDLGREPTPEELARELDMTPEKVVEVQKYGREPISLHTPLGEEGDSEFGDLIEDSEAVVPADAVSFTLLQEQLHSVLDTLSEREAGVVAMRFGLTDGQPKTLDEIGKVYGVTRERIRQIESKTMSKLRHPSRSQVLRDYLD